In the genome of Epinephelus fuscoguttatus linkage group LG4, E.fuscoguttatus.final_Chr_v1, the window atcatttacttggttaaaaaacagtttttctaaaattttgcttaaaaatggtaagttggatacaggtcgATAATTATTAAGAATGTTGGGGTCTAAATTGTTCTTCTTCAGATGGGGCCTCACCACCTCCGTTTTCAAGGAGGCCGGGAAGACACCTGTCTGAAGAGAGCAATTCACCATGTACAGTAGctgttcctcaaagaatccataaaatgttttaaaaaatggtgtgGGAATTGGGtctaaaaggcaggttgtgggctttacttgggagaaaactcgaccaagtgtcctcgcatcaaccagggcaaaactctccagtgtttcctcaggtaaaagcaGTGATCCAGGTGTGTCGACAGTTAAAATCTGTTGCGATAAGAGACTGGATCTGATGTCATtgattttacttctgaagtggtctgcaaagtcctcaCAAAGGGCATTGGTTATTGTCTTAGGTGAtctgttaaaattactgtttgttaaaatatcaattgtggagaagaggaatttgggattgtttttattgtcagagattagttttttgaagtggaaaattcttgcctgtttgactgcGTTACTGTAGGTTTTAAGATGTTGACGTAATATTTCGTAGTGGACTGttaggtttgattttctccaccTTCTCTCAGCACTCCTGCAGTATCTTTTCAGTTGTTTGATTTCCTGATTTCTCCATGGGGGAGTAGGTTTTGTTCaaattgttttgattaaaaaactTTGACTTTGTTAAATTTAGTCTACTATAACTTAGTCAATAGACGATTTAATAAGTGATGGAAAGTGATACAGCAGCCAAAAACATCATCTATAAGGTCATACAGTTGACTTCAGGATATAAAGACTCAAATTAAGTGCTACAGTTACATATCCTGTCGTGACTAATGGAGATTTGATACgaaacaaaaaaatgctgtttaccAACTGAGGACAGTGTATTCACTGTGACACAATTCTTACATCAGGCAGAAGGATAAGACAAAAATTGACCTTTCATAAAACGTCTCTCTGGAACAACTGTGATAAACTCAtcagaaacaaatatatatccTTTAATAAATGGTTCCAAAGAGATATAAATTATATGTTTAATTCCTTGTTGATATATTTGGCATTGTTTACAGACCATAATGCCTCCTGCtctttttgtaaaaaataatacaCAAAGTATTTCTCCTTTGACCTCAGATATCAAATAAATGCACTCTTGAAGCTCATTAATTTAGTTTTCGAAATTCTCAACTTTGCTTTACTTACAAGCACACATTATGTAAGTCAATGAATTTTAGTGAATTTTACTCAGTTATTCTTTTTAGTTCCTAAAAAACATCCTTGTAtcttctttttgtctcttttattgttgtttgtcttctgtttgttttgtttattttgtgcaaTTGTCTTGAAATACTGTTATTCATATACTTTAAATATACTTatgtaaaactttttttgtttcatatggTTTTCATGAACTGGTTTTTATTCTCATaaagaagagacaaaaaaggTGGTTTAAAGATGAGTCACTCACAGTAGAACAGTAATTTCCCGCCTCTACTGTGAAGGTGAAGGGTTCATCAGTGTCCTAGTTTCTATTGTTAGAACAAATGTCTCCGCCCAGCAGAGCTCAACTACGTCCGCAGCAAGGATTTATTTCCCCACGTTCACAACGTCCAACCTTCACTTTTTGTTTCGGTTCAAAGTAGACTCTGACAAAATGAGTGGTCGCGGCAAGGGAGGAAAAGGACTCGGGAAAGGAGGCGCCAAGCGTCACCGCAAAGTTCTCCGTGATAACATCCAGGGAATCACCAAACCCGCTATCCGCCGTCTGGCTCGCCGTGGTGGAGTGAAGCGTATCTCCGGTCTGATCTACGAGGAGACCCGCGGTGTGCTGAAGGTGTTCCTGGAGAATGTCATCCGTGATGCCGTCACCTACACCGAGCACGCCAAGAGGAAGACTGTGACCGCCATGGATGTGGTGTATGCTCTCAAGAGGCAGGGCCGCACTCTGTACGGCTTCGGAGGTTAAATCACCGTCTCAGCTCACTGCAACACaacggctcttttaagagccacccaCATCACCTCAAGAGCTCGTTTCTGTTGATGTGATACCGCTGTATGTTCCCATTTGACGTGGTTTCCTCTGAGTCACTCATATTGATTAAGGGAAAAGTGTCCACAGTACCATCTATGTTATGCAATCGTGGCAACAATATTAATGCTTACTCAAAAACCGACTGAGAGCAGGCCTGGACTGGCCGTCGAGTATATCTGAAACCTGTCACAAACGGACTTTCACACACCTCAGTGCGTGGACTGTCTGAAAAGTATGATGACTTAAAGTAAACGTGACATTATTGTGAAAATATTGTTTCAAGTCAAAATCctacattcatattttttcatttattagcGTCACTACTTACAGTACAAAAAGTAAAGTTACCTCTCATGAtgcagccaagctgtcatcctcctttctcccactaCCTGCACAGAGtgcagagagcatcccagggcagagctggccttcttgatcagcatGTCCAGTTGGACAAGATGGAcattttaatgaattaatttaataatcatATGGGTAGTTTAATAATACctcatcatttatttgttgatatgtctgtcagataaatgtaatggagtaaGGAGATGCAgaaatagcctataaaatgaaaatactcaaaGTAGCACCTAAGCCTACTTAGTTACATTCTACCACTGTAAATACATCTGTAGTCAGTGTGTTTAATGACAGCAGTTGTGAAAAGACCctgtttattatcattatatttcTTCTAAGACTGGATCATGACTCTTTCCAATAAACTGAGCTCACTTTTGTCTTAGTATACAGATGACTATGCATTTTACAATAGTGAAGCAGTGAATTCAGAATTATGATAAagcagctgtcagataaatgtagtggaggaaAGAGTTGCAGAAATAACCTATAAACcaacataaaatggaaatgctATTGAACACATGCTTAAGCCTACTTAgatacattccaccactgaaaaCACAACTGTAAGAAAAAACACGTTTATTTATATCAATTATGATAAGATGTGAAAAGAACatttagctctttgtttttagttttgtaaTTAGGccataaaaaattaatattcagtagctatacataataaatatttaatctaacactagtttttttcttcttcttttattgtATTGAAATAATAAATGGGGAAAGGCTCTTTAAGAATGGTGtgggtggctcttaaaagagccttTTAGTGAGTAGTTTGTTGATGAGACTGATGACAGCTCACTTCTTCTTGGCTGCTGCTTTCTTGACTTTGGGCTTGGCTGCCTTCTTTGCGGGGGCTTTCTTGGCTGCAGGGGCCTTTTTGGCCACCTTCTTGGGGCTCTTGGTGGTCTTTTTCGGGCTCTTTGCAGCCTTCTTGGGGCTCTTGGCTGCTTTCTTGGCCGCTGCGGGTTTCTTGGCCTTCTTGGGAGACTTCTTAGCGGCTGCTGGCTTCTTAGCTGCCGCTGTCTTGGGCTTTTTGGCCGCTGCGGGCTTCTTGGCTTTAGGAGCGGCTTTCTTGGCCGGCTTCTTGACCTTCTTGGGTTCGGCAGCCTTCTTGCTCATCTTGAAGGAGCCGGAGGCCCCGGTCCCTTTGGTCTGGACCAGAGAGCCCTTAGCCACCAGGGCCTTGATGGCCGTCTTGACGCGGGACTTGTTCTTGTCCACATCGTAGCCTCCGGCAGCCAGAGCCTTTTTGAGGGCGGCCGCAGACACGCCGCTCCGCTCCTTGGATGCGGCCACAGTTTTCAGGATGAGCTCGCCGACGCTGGGACCGGTCTTCTTCGGTCTCGGCGCCTTCTTCTTGGCGGCTTTGGCCGGCGCGGCGGccggagctggagctggagctgtctctgccatgttgttcttgCCCAGTAACACACGAGAGTGTCTGACTGGACTGTTAAAAGCTCCGAGCAGGAGGCTGTCCTTAAACACACCGTGAGAACCGTGGAGACTCAACCCAGCCCGTGGCTCCtctgtgcagtgtgaaagctGGAGCACTTGTGTTTTCTCTTGACTGACAAAAGGTGAAAAACTAAATGTGGGACAAGTGCTGAAGGCTGACAGCGAAGGGAGCCGATAGCGGACTTGTGTCTCTTCATATTCAAGTCATGTAGAGCTCTGATGCTCTCTGCATTTTGTCTGTGGAGCCTCCAAACCTCACCTATTCACCGCCGTGGCCAGCACTGCTCAGCGGCTTTTCCCACTCATTTGTCTcctaaaatgacttcaaatgCATCACAGCTCCACCAAAGCCGTTTTCCAGCAGCCCACATGTTTGTTCAGGGACTCAGTGTAAAAAcaaccatctgttgttgatgactttggaataaACTGAAGTTATTCTGGtgtcagcaaacacactgatgATGGCCGAGGCTCATGGTGCAGTTCAGCCAGACTGACcatcagagctgctgctgctgctgtgactcCTTTAGATTTAAATAGTCAGTAGTTGTACTATTAATGATCAACCACACCGACAAATACATGTCAGCTGTCCTGTGGAAGCAGTACGTGGCTTTAAATGTTACACACAGTTTCACGGATACATTCCTAAATATTATTAAAAGACTTAATCAAGTGTCACACAACAGTTAGCCTATTCGGTGTTTTCTGCTGAGGTTCAAGGTGAGGACTGACTGAAATTTAGATTTGGACTTCCTTCAAAACTTTCAGagtaacagcagctcagataaCCTATCTGTCATTGTTCTGAATACAAACCAGTTTGACCCAAAATTCAAGAAGGACACACATGTTGAGTGGATTTATTAGAGGCTCTGATGTGGAAAGGTATACTTTACATTATTTACCTATGTTACGTAACAGAAACATAAACGTTTATAtttcatataaataaaaaatacattaatggTAGCAGGAATGTCGTCAGTCAGTGTGCACAAGCACAACAAACCTTTATACACTCACCTGTCCTCTCATTTCTGACTCCCTGTCCTTCAGTCTGACTGTTTCTACCCTGAATTTGTCACAGCCTGTCACAGCGTTTGCCCTTTTCTGGAAAAAGATTAAATCCAGAGCACATGTTGTGTGCATGTTATTGATCATCCTGAGGTAAAGGCATCTCTGTTTCTTATTTCCCTTTGCTCTACATTTTAGGTGTCAGTGTCTGTGGTCCAATACAAAGACTGCAGCCTGGTGGCAGCATCACAGCTCACTGTCAGCTGAAACTACCAAGATGAGAAACAAACActcagtgatgatgtcatgaaaCAGAACCTTGGACAGCGACTGAGCTGCTCTTTCGTGCTTTCATGAAAGGGGAAGCAACCTCCAGTTCCTCATATTAGCTCTTAGTTgcgcagagattagctagctacttagaaaggaataccatggtgcagaaggcaggaataccaggtttttcagggtgtttagagcatactagcatgatctggcaccagattcaggcagcgaagattaagaaaagggacctgcatgtagtatttttagatcttgcaaatgcgtttgattcagtaccgcatagcctcatttggagtgcgtttgactatTTCAGAATgtcacaggtagttgttaacttagtgaaagcatattttcaggatattaggttgtgtcaaagtacagcaggtttcacaacaggttggcagaggctagaaataggcattaTGGCATCTCAAtacgtagagggaagttaagtgataggaagtttgtcatagatgatgaggaaatcccaacaattagggaaaagtcagtcaAGAGCTTAGGcaggtggtacaatgtggagttgaatgatgaggaataggtggtgaaatttaggaaagatgtggcagaaggattggatagaatagataaatccaaacttccaggaaagttgaagttgtggtgtttgcaatttgggctaggttaatgtggccattgtcaatttatgaaattccaatatccgtagtggagagaattgaaaggtcggttagctcctatattaggaagtggctGGGTGCTCCTaagtgcctaagtagtgttgcattgtatggaaaagggatactt includes:
- the LOC125887947 gene encoding histone H1-like, producing the protein MAETAPAPAPAAAPAKAAKKKAPRPKKTGPSVGELILKTVAASKERSGVSAAALKKALAAGGYDVDKNKSRVKTAIKALVAKGSLVQTKGTGASGSFKMSKKAAEPKKVKKPAKKAAPKAKKPAAAKKPKTAAAKKPAAAKKSPKKAKKPAAAKKAAKSPKKAAKSPKKTTKSPKKVAKKAPAAKKAPAKKAAKPKVKKAAAKKK